A DNA window from Niabella yanshanensis contains the following coding sequences:
- a CDS encoding ferritin-like domain-containing protein has protein sequence MEHKACIDALNDLIQINNDRIVGYQKGIDELKDGQDADLKSLFGSMISESTSYKKDLEDLVVEYGGSPTDGTTVSGKLYRAWMDVKAVFTGGDRETVLNNCEAGEDAAQKAYQMALDDEAVMPRTKELIRQQKSALKASHDQIRSLRDAAVH, from the coding sequence ATGGAACACAAAGCTTGTATCGATGCATTAAATGATCTTATACAAATCAATAATGACCGCATTGTCGGATATCAAAAAGGAATAGATGAGTTGAAAGACGGCCAGGATGCAGATCTGAAATCCCTATTTGGCAGTATGATCAGCGAAAGTACATCCTATAAGAAAGACCTTGAAGACCTGGTAGTAGAATATGGCGGATCTCCTACAGACGGTACAACGGTTTCTGGTAAATTATATCGTGCCTGGATGGATGTAAAAGCGGTTTTTACAGGTGGAGACAGGGAAACAGTTTTGAATAATTGTGAGGCCGGTGAAGATGCGGCACAAAAGGCCTACCAGATGGCTCTGGATGATGAAGCGGTAATGCCCCGCACCAAGGAGTTGATCCGTCAGCAAAAATCAGCGCTAAAGGCTTCTCATGATCAAATCAGGAGCTTGCGTGATGCAGCAGTACACTAG
- a CDS encoding HD domain-containing protein: MDDLLDDIIAFTDRAHGTQTRKYTPDRYIVHPVRVMQLCSVYTNDLTVLAAAILHDVLEDTATGETEIRAFLLTRMRVNSVDKTLLLVKELTDIYTKERYPLWNRRKRRTMEAERLAEISGDAQTIKYADIIDNSKEIIPNDPGFAHSFLTECKAILLLATKGNAVLRQMALEHVNDGLDELAKNKRIRSGHT, translated from the coding sequence ATGGATGATTTATTAGATGATATTATAGCTTTCACTGACAGGGCTCACGGAACACAGACAAGAAAGTATACACCTGACCGGTATATAGTCCATCCCGTTAGAGTGATGCAACTATGCAGCGTTTATACCAATGATCTGACTGTTCTGGCGGCGGCAATACTTCATGATGTTCTGGAAGATACTGCTACAGGTGAAACAGAAATACGGGCGTTCCTTCTCACACGGATGCGCGTAAACAGCGTGGATAAAACCCTGCTACTGGTAAAAGAACTTACAGATATATACACAAAGGAGCGTTATCCACTCTGGAACCGTCGTAAGCGGCGAACGATGGAAGCTGAACGGCTGGCTGAGATAAGTGGTGACGCTCAAACTATTAAGTACGCTGATATAATAGATAACAGCAAAGAGATCATTCCTAACGACCCTGGTTTCGCCCATAGTTTTTTAACAGAATGTAAGGCGATATTACTCTTAGCAACAAAAGGAAATGCGGTATTAAGGCAAATGGCTTTGGAGCATGTAAACGATGGATTGGATGAGCTGGCTAAAAATAAAAGAATTAGATCAGGGCATACTTAA
- a CDS encoding UDP-2,3-diacylglucosamine diphosphatase, giving the protein MEQQKNIYFLSDFHLGTPSHAESLVREKLIVQFLNEIEDKAAEIFIVGDMFDFWYEYKYVVPKGYVRLLGKLAQLSDKGIQLHFFVGNHDMWMTDYLQQELNMPVYFEPKEFSWNSKQFLIGHGDGLGPGDKGYKRLKKIFRNPLCQWAFGILPPQLGMGVANYMSRRSRAKTGSSEEIFLGEDNEWLVQYCKERLQEKHFDFFIFGHRHLPIDFRLTSNSRYINLGDWISFYTYAVFDGNDMQLLSYQHNDHKIIRNH; this is encoded by the coding sequence TTGGAACAGCAGAAAAACATATACTTTTTATCCGACTTTCACCTGGGTACGCCTTCGCATGCGGAGAGCCTGGTGCGGGAAAAACTGATCGTTCAGTTTTTAAATGAAATTGAAGACAAGGCAGCGGAGATATTTATCGTAGGCGATATGTTCGATTTCTGGTATGAATATAAATATGTGGTGCCCAAGGGATACGTACGATTGCTGGGTAAGCTGGCACAACTTTCTGATAAAGGAATACAGCTTCACTTTTTTGTAGGCAATCACGATATGTGGATGACTGACTACCTGCAGCAGGAGCTAAATATGCCTGTGTATTTTGAGCCGAAAGAATTTAGCTGGAATAGCAAACAGTTTTTAATTGGTCATGGTGACGGGCTAGGACCCGGAGATAAAGGCTATAAAAGATTGAAAAAGATATTCAGGAATCCCCTATGCCAGTGGGCATTTGGGATTTTACCGCCGCAGCTGGGTATGGGTGTAGCTAACTATATGAGCCGCAGAAGCCGCGCTAAAACCGGTAGTTCGGAAGAAATTTTTTTAGGAGAAGACAATGAATGGCTGGTGCAATACTGTAAAGAAAGGTTACAGGAAAAACATTTCGACTTTTTTATTTTCGGACATAGACATTTGCCGATCGATTTTCGTCTAACTTCAAACAGCCGCTATATCAACCTGGGGGACTGGATCAGTTTTTATACTTACGCGGTATTTGACGGGAATGATATGCAGCTGTTATCGTACCAGCACAACGATCATAAAATAATACGAAATCATTGA
- a CDS encoding DMT family transporter: MTNQNIQSRQSWLITGFIFAILWPSAATATKVALKDAQPLVVAVFRFGIAATIMLFVSHVILENKLPQRKEWRQLAIYGLLNISVYLGMYVVAMKEVTASVGALTVAASPVFISFLSLIFLKKPMSPRILLALLVCISGFVVVAWPLFADASVTARGLALLLVSMFSYALGTIYFTSRQWESLHLLTINGWQTLLGGIFLLPFTLLTYKSDANLFSAGFWAGTLWLALPVSIAAVLLWLKLIKQDAVKAGLWLFLCPIFGIIIAAVLMDDPISLFTVGGLAMVLAGLAISHYDKKLSTPME, encoded by the coding sequence ATGACTAATCAAAACATACAGAGCAGGCAGTCCTGGCTGATCACCGGTTTTATTTTCGCCATTCTTTGGCCTTCAGCAGCCACGGCAACTAAAGTGGCGCTGAAAGATGCGCAACCCCTGGTTGTAGCCGTATTCAGATTTGGAATCGCAGCCACCATCATGCTTTTTGTTTCGCATGTTATTTTGGAAAACAAGTTGCCTCAACGTAAAGAGTGGCGGCAGCTGGCTATTTACGGCTTACTCAATATTTCCGTTTACCTCGGCATGTATGTTGTTGCCATGAAAGAAGTAACGGCCAGTGTAGGTGCGCTGACTGTAGCAGCCAGCCCGGTTTTTATTAGCTTTTTATCATTAATCTTTTTAAAGAAACCTATGAGCCCACGCATTTTGCTGGCTTTATTGGTTTGTATCAGCGGTTTTGTAGTAGTGGCCTGGCCTTTATTCGCCGATGCATCGGTTACCGCACGTGGTTTGGCTTTATTGCTGGTAAGCATGTTTTCTTATGCATTAGGTACCATTTATTTTACCTCACGCCAATGGGAGAGCCTGCATTTGCTTACCATTAATGGCTGGCAAACCCTGTTGGGAGGCATTTTTCTGCTTCCATTTACGCTATTGACGTATAAGTCAGACGCTAACCTTTTTTCGGCTGGTTTCTGGGCGGGCACGCTTTGGCTGGCACTGCCCGTTTCTATTGCGGCAGTTTTATTATGGTTAAAACTAATTAAACAGGATGCGGTAAAGGCAGGTCTGTGGTTGTTCTTATGTCCTATATTCGGGATCATTATAGCGGCTGTTTTAATGGACGACCCTATCAGCCTTTTTACTGTTGGCGGCTTAGCGATGGTATTGGCCGGATTGGCTATCAGCCACTATGATAAAAAACTAAGTACACCTATGGAATAA
- a CDS encoding DUF5689 domain-containing protein, which produces MKKKLLNKWTAALIIIVLAASCNRNFDIPPANADPEIDANLSIMELKTRYTAIGDFQRIEEEHIISGIVIADDRSGNFYKQIIIQDETGGIPVLLDANNVYTQYPVGRRVFILLKGMMLGDYGGTIQIGIDSSRSDDGRFLNLEGIPQTLFDQYIVKGSFNNIVTPKMVTPSDFTRTINDPLLSTLVQIGNTEFRSADVSKTYADPSINVSAVNFTLTTCEKQSIILRNSSYARFAAFTVPDGNGMITGIPGIFNGTMQLTIRDTTDVQFTGIRCNGQVPIPVIKSIADLKMYATGDSSIPLGVSIKGVVISNTKNEAAGNYRLQDASGGIQLRFTQDANPAAIAGDSLTVTVGGLSLSTYSGGLQVNEVNVVIKSGTGIVTPRPVTIADIKANQRAWESTLVTINDISITAGISNDIGANFTISDATGQLSTFVRNTAGITMPSAATSITGYVSLFQSGSAVAPLETQITLRAQSDFTGGTGGFFTALYDFRHVTEKSGTTDPGDPPAVEGVSFSSFSAVGVGANPSAGGRFSFTNWPLDTATGSDILKGVPDPNKYYEITVTPDNGKKFDISKISFTLQRSGTGIRQVVLRSGIDDYDANLAASISPLNDHLSVIGNNVFQVSDATTAAQDGCVVLPGAGFTNISAAISIRWYGFNAEARGGTFSIDNVKIEGVVR; this is translated from the coding sequence ATGAAAAAAAAATTATTGAACAAGTGGACAGCTGCTTTGATCATAATCGTATTGGCAGCTTCTTGTAACCGAAATTTTGATATACCTCCCGCCAATGCAGATCCCGAGATTGACGCTAATCTATCCATCATGGAACTTAAAACCCGGTATACTGCCATCGGGGATTTTCAACGCATAGAAGAGGAACATATTATTTCGGGCATCGTTATTGCCGACGATCGCTCCGGTAATTTTTATAAGCAAATCATTATACAGGACGAAACAGGGGGTATACCGGTGTTACTGGATGCGAACAATGTCTATACCCAATATCCGGTTGGTCGCAGGGTGTTTATTTTACTCAAAGGAATGATGTTGGGAGACTATGGAGGTACTATACAGATCGGAATAGATTCTTCCCGGTCGGACGACGGTCGCTTTCTGAACCTGGAGGGGATACCCCAAACCTTATTTGATCAGTATATTGTAAAAGGCTCGTTTAATAATATTGTAACGCCCAAAATGGTAACGCCTTCAGATTTTACCCGAACGATTAACGACCCTTTATTAAGCACATTGGTACAAATCGGCAATACTGAATTCAGAAGTGCTGATGTCAGTAAAACCTATGCCGATCCATCTATCAATGTAAGTGCGGTGAACTTCACCCTTACTACCTGCGAGAAGCAAAGTATCATATTGAGAAACAGCAGTTATGCACGTTTTGCAGCCTTTACTGTTCCCGATGGGAATGGTATGATAACCGGTATCCCCGGTATTTTTAACGGTACCATGCAGTTGACAATTCGCGACACAACAGATGTACAGTTTACAGGCATCCGTTGCAATGGACAAGTGCCCATACCCGTTATAAAAAGCATTGCCGATCTGAAGATGTATGCTACGGGAGATTCATCTATTCCTTTAGGCGTTTCTATTAAAGGGGTTGTTATATCTAATACGAAAAACGAAGCAGCCGGAAATTATCGCCTGCAGGATGCCAGTGGCGGCATTCAACTGCGTTTTACTCAGGATGCCAATCCTGCTGCTATAGCAGGAGATTCATTAACGGTAACTGTTGGCGGTCTCTCCCTATCTACCTATAGCGGAGGCTTGCAGGTCAACGAGGTAAATGTAGTCATAAAATCAGGAACAGGTATTGTTACACCAAGGCCGGTAACTATTGCGGATATAAAGGCTAATCAAAGGGCATGGGAATCTACATTGGTAACGATTAATGATATTAGTATAACGGCTGGCATCTCCAACGATATCGGTGCCAATTTCACTATATCGGATGCAACGGGACAGCTTTCTACTTTTGTTCGCAACACTGCAGGCATTACGATGCCATCCGCTGCAACCAGTATCACCGGCTATGTTTCCCTATTCCAGTCTGGCAGCGCGGTCGCTCCGCTTGAAACTCAAATCACGCTCCGGGCTCAAAGTGATTTTACAGGGGGTACCGGCGGCTTCTTTACGGCCCTATACGATTTCCGCCATGTTACTGAGAAATCGGGTACAACCGACCCCGGAGACCCACCGGCTGTTGAGGGGGTGAGCTTTAGCTCATTTTCCGCGGTAGGTGTAGGAGCCAATCCTTCAGCGGGCGGCAGGTTTTCTTTTACTAACTGGCCACTGGACACTGCTACAGGATCTGACATTTTAAAAGGCGTACCTGATCCAAACAAGTATTATGAGATAACGGTAACCCCGGATAATGGTAAAAAATTTGATATCAGTAAAATATCATTCACGCTTCAACGCTCGGGAACCGGTATCAGGCAGGTTGTACTGCGCTCAGGTATAGATGACTATGATGCAAACCTGGCAGCCTCTATCTCGCCCCTGAATGATCATTTATCGGTCATAGGGAACAATGTATTCCAGGTAAGCGATGCTACCACCGCTGCGCAGGATGGATGTGTAGTGCTGCCGGGAGCCGGTTTTACCAATATTAGCGCTGCTATCAGCATCAGGTGGTACGGGTTTAATGCAGAAGCCAGGGGTGGAACATTCAGCATCGATAATGTAAAGATAGAAGGCGTGGTGCGATAA
- a CDS encoding TonB-dependent receptor produces the protein MIKHIITASALLAACDTYAQAWPIKDSVPKNESTIVDIKSEVRDNLPTIVINEEDPDDGGTTVVSSILTAGRDPFLSAAEFNFSPVRFRLRGYETRGNAVFINGIDFSGLDNGFTPFGLWSGLNNAMRSQQNSYGLQPNDFSIGSLALNTYVDMRASAQRVQTQVGYAFSNRNYNHRIVLQHSSGFNKNGWAYSMALTGRYAKEGYVPGTYYQGASYYAAIDKKIGERHTFSFITFGAPTESGRQGPSVQEAMNLAGTHYYNPSWGYQNGNKRNANVLQTFQPVGMIAHDYRPNEKSRLFTTVAYTSGKRKNSGLDWYNAPDPRPDYYRYLPSYYEATNRATYQSLITHYQQHPEDLQIKWEKLYEANSANTRTINNADGIAGNNITGRRSVYILSNRVNDVRRLMGNTAYNGKLTDALTVTAGANYRQQVNHYYQEAKDLLGGDFWVNINQFAERDFPTDPDAVQHDLSQPNRIITAGEPYGYNYKITMLQVAAWAQLLFQLRSFDFFAAAEISATSFYRTGLNRNGLFPELSYGASPRQRFNNPAIKAGVTYKMNGRNYFFVNGTYKTAAPFFENAYISQRTRNTVQENLKSETIMSGEMGYKLNAPEVRLGITGYYTKFTNSVDVLTFYHDQYQNFVNYALSGINKVFFGAEFGLELRLNSTLSFNGAASAGRYYFDSRQRAIVTVDNSAKTLAKQTIYLKNYRIPSTPQNACSAGWFYRSPKFWYASITGNYFSNMWLSPNPLRRTADAIADADPENPSVAETKEAILRQEKFDNQFTLDFFGGWSKLLPRSCYINNRRTYFLLNLGVGNLLNNKNMRSGGFEQLRFDFEGKEPGKFPPKYYYAFGLNFFASIGLRF, from the coding sequence ATGATAAAGCACATTATCACCGCATCTGCTTTGCTGGCAGCCTGTGATACCTATGCACAAGCGTGGCCTATCAAAGACAGTGTACCTAAAAACGAGTCTACTATTGTAGACATCAAAAGCGAGGTTCGGGACAACCTGCCGACTATAGTCATTAACGAGGAAGACCCGGATGATGGGGGGACCACTGTGGTGTCTTCAATATTAACAGCCGGGCGTGATCCCTTTCTTTCGGCAGCGGAGTTTAATTTCAGCCCGGTGCGTTTCCGGTTGCGGGGATATGAAACCCGGGGCAACGCAGTCTTTATTAATGGCATTGATTTTAGCGGCCTCGATAACGGCTTCACCCCTTTCGGTTTATGGAGCGGGTTAAACAATGCAATGCGGTCCCAGCAAAACAGCTATGGCTTGCAGCCTAATGACTTTTCTATTGGATCGCTTGCTTTGAATACTTATGTAGATATGCGTGCCAGCGCGCAAAGAGTTCAAACGCAGGTCGGGTATGCTTTTTCCAACAGGAATTATAATCACAGGATCGTACTCCAGCATAGTTCGGGTTTTAATAAAAACGGTTGGGCTTATAGTATGGCGCTTACCGGGCGATACGCTAAAGAGGGATATGTGCCGGGCACTTATTACCAGGGAGCAAGCTATTATGCGGCGATTGATAAGAAAATAGGAGAACGCCATACTTTTTCTTTTATCACTTTTGGCGCACCGACTGAAAGCGGGAGGCAAGGGCCATCTGTACAGGAGGCCATGAACCTGGCGGGTACTCATTATTATAACCCATCCTGGGGATATCAAAATGGGAATAAACGTAATGCCAATGTGCTGCAAACTTTTCAGCCGGTAGGGATGATTGCCCATGATTACAGGCCCAATGAAAAAAGCCGCCTTTTCACGACTGTTGCGTATACGTCTGGAAAGAGAAAAAACTCGGGACTGGACTGGTACAATGCGCCAGACCCAAGACCCGACTATTACCGGTATTTACCCAGCTATTATGAAGCTACGAATCGGGCTACCTACCAATCCCTGATAACGCATTACCAGCAACATCCTGAAGATTTGCAAATAAAATGGGAAAAACTATATGAAGCCAACAGCGCCAATACAAGAACTATTAATAATGCCGATGGAATAGCAGGAAACAATATTACGGGTCGGCGATCTGTGTACATTTTATCCAACCGGGTCAATGATGTTAGAAGACTAATGGGCAATACTGCTTATAATGGTAAACTGACTGATGCACTTACTGTAACTGCAGGAGCCAATTACCGGCAACAGGTGAACCATTATTACCAGGAAGCGAAGGACTTGCTGGGTGGCGATTTTTGGGTCAATATTAACCAATTCGCTGAAAGGGATTTTCCAACTGACCCCGATGCGGTACAGCACGATTTAAGTCAACCCAACCGGATCATCACAGCAGGAGAACCATATGGGTATAACTATAAAATCACCATGCTGCAGGTGGCTGCCTGGGCGCAGCTGCTATTTCAGCTTCGATCCTTTGATTTCTTTGCCGCCGCCGAAATCTCCGCCACTTCTTTTTATCGTACAGGACTGAATCGCAACGGCTTATTCCCCGAACTTTCTTATGGCGCGTCTCCCCGGCAACGTTTTAATAATCCTGCTATTAAGGCCGGTGTTACCTATAAAATGAATGGGAGAAATTACTTTTTTGTGAATGGAACTTACAAAACGGCTGCTCCTTTCTTTGAAAATGCCTATATCTCTCAGCGTACCCGCAATACCGTACAGGAAAATCTTAAAAGCGAAACCATTATGTCTGGTGAAATGGGTTATAAATTGAATGCTCCCGAAGTAAGATTGGGTATCACCGGATATTATACAAAATTCACCAATAGTGTCGATGTGCTGACCTTTTACCATGACCAATATCAAAACTTCGTTAACTACGCGTTAAGCGGCATCAACAAAGTCTTCTTTGGTGCAGAATTTGGCCTGGAGCTCAGGCTCAATTCAACTTTAAGTTTTAATGGAGCTGCTTCTGCAGGGCGATATTATTTTGATAGCCGGCAACGAGCTATAGTTACTGTTGATAATAGCGCTAAAACGCTGGCGAAACAAACGATCTACCTGAAAAATTACCGCATTCCTTCAACACCTCAAAATGCATGTAGTGCAGGCTGGTTCTATCGTTCCCCCAAATTCTGGTATGCCAGCATCACCGGCAATTATTTCAGCAATATGTGGCTAAGCCCCAATCCGTTGAGAAGAACAGCTGATGCTATTGCGGATGCAGATCCGGAAAACCCGTCAGTTGCGGAGACTAAGGAGGCCATCCTCCGGCAGGAAAAATTCGATAACCAGTTTACCCTTGATTTTTTTGGAGGATGGAGCAAGCTGCTACCCAGAAGCTGCTATATTAACAACAGGAGAACTTACTTCCTCTTAAACCTCGGGGTAGGTAACCTGCTAAATAATAAAAACATGCGTTCGGGAGGCTTTGAGCAACTGCGCTTTGACTTTGAAGGAAAAGAGCCCGGTAAGTTTCCTCCGAAATACTATTATGCTTTTGGTCTCAATTTTTTCGCCAGCATTGGCTTAAGGTTTTAA
- a CDS encoding endonuclease/exonuclease/phosphatase family protein, which produces MKHFYLLLLLLVAGAITHAQTTYRSAIIGFYNLENWYDTIFHGSHDDVAFTPNGSKAYTRKVFNDKLAKLARVLSQIGTPVNPDGPAILGVAEIENKAVLDTLLRHPLIVARGYRYIHYDSRDFRGLDVALIYNPRYFKVEKSRPVFVKIPAGTKDAVYTRDILWVKGSLDGEPVQLFVNHWPSRSGGQKRSEPARMAAARTVRNWIDSLDIIDPGVKTIVMGDLNDGPVDNSVTKGLRARGDVKNLKPDELYNPWIAMYKNGMGTLAYQDAWSLFDQVLLSASFLDTSQPGFFYYKRYIFRADYMIENTGRYKGYPMRSYTGDIYRGGYSDHFPVYVVLLKK; this is translated from the coding sequence ATGAAACACTTCTATTTACTATTGCTCCTGCTGGTTGCGGGGGCGATCACCCACGCGCAAACCACTTACCGTTCTGCTATCATCGGCTTTTACAACCTGGAGAATTGGTATGACACCATTTTTCATGGCAGTCATGATGATGTAGCCTTTACACCGAATGGGTCCAAAGCATATACCCGTAAAGTCTTTAATGATAAGCTGGCCAAACTGGCGAGGGTATTATCGCAGATCGGCACCCCTGTCAATCCTGATGGCCCTGCGATTTTAGGCGTAGCGGAAATTGAAAACAAAGCGGTGCTGGACACATTACTGCGGCACCCGCTTATTGTGGCGCGTGGCTACCGGTATATACATTACGATTCGAGAGATTTCAGGGGGTTAGACGTGGCTTTGATCTATAACCCCAGATATTTTAAAGTAGAAAAGAGCCGCCCGGTTTTTGTAAAAATTCCGGCCGGGACAAAAGATGCTGTTTACACAAGAGATATATTATGGGTAAAGGGATCGCTGGACGGTGAGCCCGTCCAGTTATTCGTCAATCACTGGCCCAGCCGGTCGGGCGGACAAAAGCGTTCGGAGCCAGCAAGAATGGCGGCAGCCAGAACTGTAAGAAACTGGATCGATTCACTGGATATTATTGATCCGGGTGTGAAGACCATAGTGATGGGGGACCTGAATGATGGCCCTGTGGACAATAGCGTCACCAAAGGTTTAAGGGCCCGGGGAGATGTGAAAAATCTGAAGCCCGATGAGCTCTATAATCCCTGGATCGCAATGTACAAAAATGGTATGGGTACACTGGCCTACCAGGATGCCTGGAGTTTATTTGACCAGGTATTATTATCTGCTTCGTTCCTGGACACTTCTCAGCCTGGCTTCTTCTATTATAAGCGCTATATTTTCAGAGCTGACTATATGATTGAAAATACAGGGCGCTACAAAGGGTATCCCATGCGAAGCTATACTGGCGATATATACCGCGGTGGTTACAGCGATCATTTCCCGGTATATGTGGTATTGCTGAAAAAGTGA
- a CDS encoding glycoside hydrolase family 16 protein, with product MKRLLTLSALSLLAITSIAQQAPRKLVWSDEFNYKGLPDSTKWDYDLGSKNGWGNNELQYYTKDKKNARVEKGHLIIEARKEKIENLNYTSARLVTKGKASWSQGRIEVRAKLPAGRGSWPAIWMLAENMKQWPDDGEIDIMEHVGYDPGWVHGSIHSKRYNHVISTQKTAKTFVADFSKTFHVYSVEWDQKHLTVLIDGRPFFSFTNEQKGYEYWPFDNKMSLILNIAVGGNWGGQKGVDDSIFPLKMEIDYVRVYQ from the coding sequence ATGAAACGATTGCTCACACTAAGCGCCTTATCACTACTGGCTATTACTTCGATAGCACAACAAGCTCCACGAAAACTGGTTTGGAGTGATGAATTTAATTATAAAGGCTTACCGGATAGTACTAAATGGGACTATGACCTGGGCAGCAAAAATGGCTGGGGTAATAACGAACTCCAATATTATACAAAGGATAAAAAGAATGCGCGTGTTGAAAAAGGGCACCTGATTATTGAAGCCCGTAAAGAGAAAATTGAAAATTTAAACTACACTTCAGCAAGACTGGTTACGAAAGGAAAAGCCTCCTGGTCGCAGGGGCGAATAGAAGTGAGGGCCAAACTGCCCGCTGGCCGTGGCTCCTGGCCTGCTATATGGATGCTGGCAGAAAATATGAAACAATGGCCTGATGATGGCGAAATAGATATTATGGAGCATGTGGGCTACGACCCGGGTTGGGTGCACGGATCAATACATAGTAAAAGATATAATCATGTTATCAGTACGCAGAAAACAGCGAAAACATTTGTGGCCGACTTCTCCAAAACTTTTCATGTTTACTCGGTAGAGTGGGATCAAAAACACCTCACTGTATTGATCGATGGCAGGCCTTTTTTTAGCTTTACCAACGAGCAAAAGGGATATGAATACTGGCCCTTTGATAATAAAATGTCTTTAATCCTGAATATTGCCGTAGGCGGCAACTGGGGCGGGCAAAAAGGCGTGGACGATTCAATATTTCCGCTAAAGATGGAGATCGACTATGTAAGAGTGTACCAGTAG
- a CDS encoding HAD family hydrolase, which produces MIKNILFDFGGVFYDLDFSKTSDAFKALGFSDFDSMFTQYQADALFQQLETGAISPELFFAKVQTLLPGPVTNEQIRDAWNALLLGYRQNSLAYLAELKKDYQLFLLSNTNQIHYDYFSAQLLEQTTYPSLESFFTKAYYSQQVGLRKPDIEVFEFILKDAGIKADETLFIDDSYTNFPNAEKLGMKIYLLKPGMLIEDIDYKSFH; this is translated from the coding sequence ATGATAAAAAACATACTTTTCGACTTTGGCGGGGTTTTTTACGATCTTGATTTCAGTAAAACTTCGGATGCATTCAAAGCTTTGGGCTTTAGCGATTTTGACAGCATGTTCACTCAATACCAGGCAGATGCATTGTTTCAACAATTAGAAACCGGCGCTATCAGCCCGGAACTGTTTTTTGCTAAAGTTCAAACTTTATTGCCTGGGCCGGTAACTAATGAACAAATACGCGATGCCTGGAATGCGCTATTACTGGGTTACCGGCAAAATAGCCTGGCCTACCTGGCTGAACTGAAAAAGGATTATCAGCTATTCCTGTTGAGCAATACCAACCAGATCCATTATGACTATTTCAGTGCTCAGCTTTTAGAGCAAACCACCTACCCTTCACTGGAATCTTTTTTTACCAAAGCCTACTACTCGCAGCAGGTGGGCCTTCGGAAACCGGACATTGAAGTGTTTGAATTTATTTTAAAAGATGCCGGAATAAAGGCCGACGAAACTTTGTTTATCGACGATTCTTACACTAATTTTCCCAATGCCGAAAAATTGGGCATGAAAATTTATTTGCTGAAACCAGGAATGCTGATAGAAGACATCGATTATAAAAGCTTCCATTAA
- a CDS encoding TerC family protein, with amino-acid sequence MADVLIPLLTLIALEVILGIDNIIFISILADKLPENQRAKLRLWGIGLAMVMRLILLAVISWILKLDQNLFTIFGMSFTGKELILIAGGLFLLYKSTKEIYHKTEEPNPNDPVNVKTSSFRKLLSEIIVLDLVFSIDSIITAVGMVQELWIMYTAVVVTVIIMLIAAKPISEFISRHPSFKVLALCFLMLIGVALLAEGFEVKIPKGYIYFAMGFSFLVDLIQMKTVGKSKPQDP; translated from the coding sequence ATGGCAGATGTGCTGATCCCGCTCCTAACCCTTATTGCGCTGGAAGTAATTTTGGGTATTGATAATATCATCTTTATTTCTATCCTGGCTGATAAGCTGCCCGAAAACCAACGGGCGAAATTGAGGTTATGGGGTATTGGCCTGGCTATGGTGATGCGGCTTATACTGCTGGCAGTTATTTCATGGATCCTTAAGCTGGATCAAAACCTGTTCACCATCTTTGGCATGTCCTTTACAGGTAAAGAGCTGATCCTTATTGCCGGCGGTTTATTCCTTTTGTATAAAAGCACTAAAGAAATTTATCATAAAACCGAAGAGCCGAATCCAAACGACCCGGTTAATGTAAAAACAAGCAGCTTTCGCAAACTGCTTTCTGAGATCATCGTGCTTGACCTGGTATTCTCTATTGACTCCATTATTACCGCTGTAGGTATGGTGCAGGAATTATGGATCATGTACACTGCCGTAGTGGTTACCGTAATTATTATGCTCATTGCCGCCAAACCGATCAGCGAATTTATCAGCCGCCACCCATCCTTTAAAGTGCTGGCGCTCTGCTTCCTGATGCTGATTGGCGTTGCTTTACTGGCCGAAGGATTTGAAGTGAAGATTCCTAAAGGCTATATTTATTTCGCTATGGGATTCTCCTTCCTGGTTGATCTGATACAAATGAAAACCGTTGGAAAATCTAAACCCCAGGATCCGTAA